One part of the Oceanihabitans sp. IOP_32 genome encodes these proteins:
- a CDS encoding helix-turn-helix domain-containing protein — MEAIILSTQQYTDLVNRLDELNKKLEEKQKNPQDTFLDNQEFLQLMNISKRTAQTWRDEGVISFSQIGSKIYYRMSDVQKLLDNNYRKAFTTKRNNY; from the coding sequence ATGGAAGCAATTATTTTAAGTACGCAACAGTACACAGACTTAGTAAACCGTTTAGACGAGCTAAACAAAAAACTAGAAGAGAAACAGAAAAATCCTCAGGATACTTTTCTAGACAATCAAGAATTTCTTCAGCTAATGAATATTAGCAAAAGAACAGCGCAAACCTGGAGGGATGAAGGCGTTATTTCTTTTTCACAAATAGGTTCAAAAATCTATTATCGTATGAGTGACGTGCAAAAGTTATTAGACAATAACTACCGTAAAGCATTCACTACCAAAAGAAACAATTATTAA